The following are encoded together in the Phaseolus vulgaris cultivar G19833 chromosome 9, P. vulgaris v2.0, whole genome shotgun sequence genome:
- the LOC137820214 gene encoding uncharacterized protein isoform X2, translated as MENRRMVQSVHVKEEEDNNLGVLEEEDQADVGSSITLERVAAAKKFIEDHYRSQMKLIQERKERRLLLEKKLASGHVPEEEQINQLKDLESKETEYIRLKRHKICVEDFELLTIIGRGAFGEVTLCREKTSGNIYAMKKLKKSEMLTRGQVEHVRAERNVLAEVASDCIVKLFYSFQDEEHLYLIMEYLPGGDIMTLLMREETLTETVARFYIAQSVLAIESIHKHNYIHRDIKPDNLLLDKNGHMKLSDFGLCKPLDCSSLSSIHEMEILDDGNLYDTMDVDGALPNGRNGRRWKSPLEQLQHWQINRRKLAFSTVGTPDYIAPEVLLKKGYSVECDWWSLGAIMYEMLVGYPPFYSDDPVTTCRKIVHWKNHLKFPEEARLTPEAKDLICRLLCGVSHRLGTNGAEEIKAHPWFKDVIWDRLYEMEAAFKPQVYGELDTQNFMKFDEVEQPKATRAGSGPFRKKLLTTQDLNFVGYTYKNFAAVKGMRQSNDPGNMSPQRTSIDSTHSDSGVNYSN; from the exons ATGGAGAATCGCAGGATGGTGCAATCGGTGCATGTTAAGGAGGAGGAAGATAATAACTTGGGGGTGCTGGAAGAAGAGGATCAAGCAGATGTGGGGTCCAGCATAACCTTGGAGAGGGTTGCTGCAGCTAAGAAATTCATCGAGGACCATTACAGATCTCAGATGAAACTCATCCAAGAACGCAAAGAGAG GCGTTTACTGCTAGAAAAGAAGTTAGCGTCTGGTCATGTACCAGAAGAGGAACAAATCAATCAATTGAAGGATTTAGAGAGCAAGGAAACTGAGTATATCCGGTTAAAAAGACATAAAATATGTGTTGAAGATTTTGAACTTCTAACCATTATTGGTAGGGGAGCCTTTGGGGAG GTAACACTCTGTCGGGAAAAGACATCAGGTAATATATATGCCATGAAAAAGTTGAAAAAGTCTGAAATGCTCACCAGGGGACAG GTTGAGCATGTTAGAGCTGAAAGGAATGTACTTGCAGAAGTTGCCAGTGACTGCATTGTGAAACTCTTCTACTCTTTTCAAGATGAGGAGCACTTATACCTCATAATGGAATATTTGCCCGGTGGTGATATAATGACTTTGTTGATGAGGGAAGAAACTTTGACTGAAACTGTGGCTAGATTTTACATTGCCCAAAGTGTTTTGGCCATAGAATCTATTCATAAACATAACTACATTCACAG AGATATAAAACCTGACAACCTTCTATTGGACAAAAATGGTCACATGAAGCTATCTGATTTTGGTCTGTGCAAGCCACTTGACTGCTCAAGTCTATCATCTATTCATGAAATGGAGATCCTTGATGATGGGAACTTATATGATACCATGGATGTTGATGGAGCCTTGCCAAATGGCAGAAATGGTAGGCGCTGGAAAAGTCCCTTGGAACAACTTCAACATTGGCAAATAAATAGGAGGAAGCTG GCATTTTCCACTGTGGGAACTCCAGACTATATTGCCCCTGAAGTATTACTGAAAAAGGGTTACAGTGTGGAGTGTGACTg GTGGTCTCTTGGTGCTATAATGTATGAAATGCTAGTTGGATATCCTCCATTTTACTCTGATGATCCTGTAACAACGTGCAGAAAG ATCGTGCACTGGAAAAATCACTTGAAATTTCCAGAGGAGGCCAGATTGACACCTGAAGCCAAGGATCTAATATGCAGGTTGCTTTGCGGTGTTTCACACAGGCTTGGCACTAATGGAGCAGAAGAAATTAAA GCTCATCCTTGGTTCAAAGATGTCATATGGGACAGGCTCTATGAAATGGAGGCAGCATTTAAACCACAAGTCTATGGAGAACTTGACACTCAGAATTTTATGAAATTTGATGAG GTTGAACAGCCAAAAGCAACTAGAGCTGGATCTGGACCCTTCAGAAAG AAGCTCTTAACTACTCAAGATCTCAATTTTGTTGGTTATACATATAAGAACTTTGCTGCTGTCAAGGGGATGCGTCAATCTAATG ATCCAGGGAACATGTCACCACAGCGGACATCCATTGACTCTACACACA GTGATTCTGGAGTAAACTATTCCAACTGA
- the LOC137820214 gene encoding uncharacterized protein isoform X3, giving the protein MENRRMVQSVHVKEEEDNNLGVLEEEDQADVGSSITLERVAAAKKFIEDHYRSQMKLIQERKERRLLLEKKLASGHVPEEEQINQLKDLESKETEYIRLKRHKICVEDFELLTIIGRGAFGEVTLCREKTSGNIYAMKKLKKSEMLTRGQVEHVRAERNVLAEVASDCIVKLFYSFQDEEHLYLIMEYLPGGDIMTLLMREETLTETVARFYIAQSVLAIESIHKHNYIHRDIKPDNLLLDKNGHMKLSDFGLCKPLDCSSLSSIHEMEILDDGNLYDTMDVDGALPNGRNGRRWKSPLEQLQHWQINRRKLAFSTVGTPDYIAPEVLLKKGYSVECDWWSLGAIMYEMLVGYPPFYSDDPVTTCRKIVHWKNHLKFPEEARLTPEAKDLICRLLCGVSHRLGTNGAEEIKAHPWFKDVIWDRLYEMEAAFKPQVYGELDTQNFMKFDEVEQPKATRAGSGPFRKKLLTTQDLNFVGYTYKNFAAVKGMRHTFLERDTDPGNMSPQRTSIDSTHSDSGVNYSN; this is encoded by the exons ATGGAGAATCGCAGGATGGTGCAATCGGTGCATGTTAAGGAGGAGGAAGATAATAACTTGGGGGTGCTGGAAGAAGAGGATCAAGCAGATGTGGGGTCCAGCATAACCTTGGAGAGGGTTGCTGCAGCTAAGAAATTCATCGAGGACCATTACAGATCTCAGATGAAACTCATCCAAGAACGCAAAGAGAG GCGTTTACTGCTAGAAAAGAAGTTAGCGTCTGGTCATGTACCAGAAGAGGAACAAATCAATCAATTGAAGGATTTAGAGAGCAAGGAAACTGAGTATATCCGGTTAAAAAGACATAAAATATGTGTTGAAGATTTTGAACTTCTAACCATTATTGGTAGGGGAGCCTTTGGGGAG GTAACACTCTGTCGGGAAAAGACATCAGGTAATATATATGCCATGAAAAAGTTGAAAAAGTCTGAAATGCTCACCAGGGGACAG GTTGAGCATGTTAGAGCTGAAAGGAATGTACTTGCAGAAGTTGCCAGTGACTGCATTGTGAAACTCTTCTACTCTTTTCAAGATGAGGAGCACTTATACCTCATAATGGAATATTTGCCCGGTGGTGATATAATGACTTTGTTGATGAGGGAAGAAACTTTGACTGAAACTGTGGCTAGATTTTACATTGCCCAAAGTGTTTTGGCCATAGAATCTATTCATAAACATAACTACATTCACAG AGATATAAAACCTGACAACCTTCTATTGGACAAAAATGGTCACATGAAGCTATCTGATTTTGGTCTGTGCAAGCCACTTGACTGCTCAAGTCTATCATCTATTCATGAAATGGAGATCCTTGATGATGGGAACTTATATGATACCATGGATGTTGATGGAGCCTTGCCAAATGGCAGAAATGGTAGGCGCTGGAAAAGTCCCTTGGAACAACTTCAACATTGGCAAATAAATAGGAGGAAGCTG GCATTTTCCACTGTGGGAACTCCAGACTATATTGCCCCTGAAGTATTACTGAAAAAGGGTTACAGTGTGGAGTGTGACTg GTGGTCTCTTGGTGCTATAATGTATGAAATGCTAGTTGGATATCCTCCATTTTACTCTGATGATCCTGTAACAACGTGCAGAAAG ATCGTGCACTGGAAAAATCACTTGAAATTTCCAGAGGAGGCCAGATTGACACCTGAAGCCAAGGATCTAATATGCAGGTTGCTTTGCGGTGTTTCACACAGGCTTGGCACTAATGGAGCAGAAGAAATTAAA GCTCATCCTTGGTTCAAAGATGTCATATGGGACAGGCTCTATGAAATGGAGGCAGCATTTAAACCACAAGTCTATGGAGAACTTGACACTCAGAATTTTATGAAATTTGATGAG GTTGAACAGCCAAAAGCAACTAGAGCTGGATCTGGACCCTTCAGAAAG AAGCTCTTAACTACTCAAGATCTCAATTTTGTTGGTTATACATATAAGAACTTTGCTGCTGTCAAGGGGATGCGTCA CACTTTTTTGGAACGTGATACAGATCCAGGGAACATGTCACCACAGCGGACATCCATTGACTCTACACACA GTGATTCTGGAGTAAACTATTCCAACTGA
- the LOC137820214 gene encoding uncharacterized protein isoform X1 has protein sequence MENRRMVQSVHVKEEEDNNLGVLEEEDQADVGSSITLERVAAAKKFIEDHYRSQMKLIQERKERRLLLEKKLASGHVPEEEQINQLKDLESKETEYIRLKRHKICVEDFELLTIIGRGAFGEVTLCREKTSGNIYAMKKLKKSEMLTRGQVEHVRAERNVLAEVASDCIVKLFYSFQDEEHLYLIMEYLPGGDIMTLLMREETLTETVARFYIAQSVLAIESIHKHNYIHRDIKPDNLLLDKNGHMKLSDFGLCKPLDCSSLSSIHEMEILDDGNLYDTMDVDGALPNGRNGRRWKSPLEQLQHWQINRRKLAFSTVGTPDYIAPEVLLKKGYSVECDWWSLGAIMYEMLVGYPPFYSDDPVTTCRKIVHWKNHLKFPEEARLTPEAKDLICRLLCGVSHRLGTNGAEEIKAHPWFKDVIWDRLYEMEAAFKPQVYGELDTQNFMKFDEVEQPKATRAGSGPFRKKLLTTQDLNFVGYTYKNFAAVKGMRQSNDPGNMSPQRTSIDSTHSNGPNYDNYSSIFFV, from the exons ATGGAGAATCGCAGGATGGTGCAATCGGTGCATGTTAAGGAGGAGGAAGATAATAACTTGGGGGTGCTGGAAGAAGAGGATCAAGCAGATGTGGGGTCCAGCATAACCTTGGAGAGGGTTGCTGCAGCTAAGAAATTCATCGAGGACCATTACAGATCTCAGATGAAACTCATCCAAGAACGCAAAGAGAG GCGTTTACTGCTAGAAAAGAAGTTAGCGTCTGGTCATGTACCAGAAGAGGAACAAATCAATCAATTGAAGGATTTAGAGAGCAAGGAAACTGAGTATATCCGGTTAAAAAGACATAAAATATGTGTTGAAGATTTTGAACTTCTAACCATTATTGGTAGGGGAGCCTTTGGGGAG GTAACACTCTGTCGGGAAAAGACATCAGGTAATATATATGCCATGAAAAAGTTGAAAAAGTCTGAAATGCTCACCAGGGGACAG GTTGAGCATGTTAGAGCTGAAAGGAATGTACTTGCAGAAGTTGCCAGTGACTGCATTGTGAAACTCTTCTACTCTTTTCAAGATGAGGAGCACTTATACCTCATAATGGAATATTTGCCCGGTGGTGATATAATGACTTTGTTGATGAGGGAAGAAACTTTGACTGAAACTGTGGCTAGATTTTACATTGCCCAAAGTGTTTTGGCCATAGAATCTATTCATAAACATAACTACATTCACAG AGATATAAAACCTGACAACCTTCTATTGGACAAAAATGGTCACATGAAGCTATCTGATTTTGGTCTGTGCAAGCCACTTGACTGCTCAAGTCTATCATCTATTCATGAAATGGAGATCCTTGATGATGGGAACTTATATGATACCATGGATGTTGATGGAGCCTTGCCAAATGGCAGAAATGGTAGGCGCTGGAAAAGTCCCTTGGAACAACTTCAACATTGGCAAATAAATAGGAGGAAGCTG GCATTTTCCACTGTGGGAACTCCAGACTATATTGCCCCTGAAGTATTACTGAAAAAGGGTTACAGTGTGGAGTGTGACTg GTGGTCTCTTGGTGCTATAATGTATGAAATGCTAGTTGGATATCCTCCATTTTACTCTGATGATCCTGTAACAACGTGCAGAAAG ATCGTGCACTGGAAAAATCACTTGAAATTTCCAGAGGAGGCCAGATTGACACCTGAAGCCAAGGATCTAATATGCAGGTTGCTTTGCGGTGTTTCACACAGGCTTGGCACTAATGGAGCAGAAGAAATTAAA GCTCATCCTTGGTTCAAAGATGTCATATGGGACAGGCTCTATGAAATGGAGGCAGCATTTAAACCACAAGTCTATGGAGAACTTGACACTCAGAATTTTATGAAATTTGATGAG GTTGAACAGCCAAAAGCAACTAGAGCTGGATCTGGACCCTTCAGAAAG AAGCTCTTAACTACTCAAGATCTCAATTTTGTTGGTTATACATATAAGAACTTTGCTGCTGTCAAGGGGATGCGTCAATCTAATG ATCCAGGGAACATGTCACCACAGCGGACATCCATTGACTCTACACACAGTAATGGACCTAACTATGACAACTACTCCTCAATATTCTTTGTTTAA